The sequence CAAAAAAGTTGGGTACCGAACAAAAAAGTCGGGAACTGAAAGCCTGTTGGTGAATCCAGCTGTCCGTGAAAAATAAAGTCGTATATAAACAAAATGCTGGCGTTAGTCACCAGCATTTTTTATTTCGAATAGAAGGAAACATGCGGATAAAGGTTAAATGAATAAAAGGTTATTTAAATTCTATTTTTTAGAAACAAAGAGCGATTTTATATTAAAATAAGTTGTGGGGTGATTTAAATGAATGAGAAGTTATCGCTAAGTTCAGAAAATGTGATACAAAACAGAATTAATGAATTGGGAAGAATCTTCCCTGAAGTGGTAAAAGAAGGGGAGGTTGACATTGAAAAGTTAAAGCAGTTCCTCGGCATAGAAAATACAACGTTAAAAGAAAAATATGAATTTACCTGGGCAGGAAAAAGTAATGCGATAAAAGCTATCCAAACACCTAGTATTGGAACCTTAATCCCTTCTGTTGAAGAATCAGTTAATTTCGATTCAACAGGAAATCTTTTTATTGATGGCGATAATTTGGAAGTGTTGAAATTGTTACAGAAAAGCTACTATGGGAAAATAAAAATGATATATATTGATCCTCCTTATAATACAGCGAACGATTTTATTTATCCTGACAATTATAGAGAGGGTTTACAAGATTATTTAAGATATACAGGGCAAATTAATGATGAAGGAAATGTTATTAGCTCAAATACGGAAACAAGAGGTCGTTTCGGTACCGTCAAGAATTTTGTGTAATGTAAAATAGATAGGGTATCTCTGAAATAGATTTAGAATAGAGGGGAGACTGGTTTCCTCCACACAAGAGACTGAATATTCAGTCTCTTGTGTGGAAAGGGAGAATCCCCTTATTTTGTTTATTTACAATATTTGGTTAATTGTAACGTTCTTCAAACATTCGTTGAAGGGCTTCATGCGCTTCGGCAAATCCTCGCAACTTTCGCCCTGCCCATTTCTCATTAAAATCTTGAATGGTCAAATACACGATTTTTTCAGCGGCTTCTAAACTATTCAAACTGTTCATCGGTTTTAGGCGTTTCCGAATTTCCTTGATCGTTCGTTCGATGGCATTGGTCGTATAAATCACACTTCGAATACTGCTTGGATAATCCATAAATGTAAGGAGGACATCCAACTCATTGGCCCAAGATTGAACTTCTCTCGGATACTTGCTGGACCATTTCGACTCAAACTGTTGAAACATTTGTAACGCCATCTCCTTATTCGGCGCGCGATAAATCAGTTTGAGATCCTCTGCCACTTCAAATTGATCTTTTTTCCGAACACGGCTGAGGGTGTTACGGACTTTGTGAACGACACAACGCTGCACATCGGCTTTCGGATAAACCGCCTTAAAGGCTTCCTCCAACCCCGGTAGTCCATCGAATACGCCCAGAAGCACTTCCTTGACGCCTCTTTGATAGAGGTGTTGAAGGATTTCCTGCCATACATAGGCGCTTTCTTGTCCTCCCACAAAGAAATCAAGAATTTCGCGATATCCTTCTTCGTTCACCCCTAACACCACATAAATGACTTCTTTCTCCACGGTTTCGCGACGAAGTTTTACGTATAAACCATCCAAATATAAAGCCGAATAACGCTGATGTAGAGGACGATTGTGCCATTTCTCGATGTCTTCCTTCACTACATCGGTAATACGACTGATTGTCGTTGGAGAATAGGCATTTCCTAAAATTCGTTCGATAAACTTGCCAATTTCCCTCGTACTCATGCCACTTTGATACATTTTGATGACGGCTTCCTCGAGCCAACCAGTATGACGTTGGTAAGGGGCAAACAGCTGCGTTTGAAATTCCCCATTTCGATCTCTTGGGACCAAAAGGCCTTCAATTCGGCCATATTGCGTATCTAGATTTCGTTGATAGTAGCCGTTTCTCATATTCGATGTTCCGGCCTGTTCGATTTCGAGGAAATGTTTGATTTCTTCCCGCATGATCAGTTCTAATTTTTCCTTTACAAACTGACGAATGACACTTTCCAGTTGATTTGCCCAGTCGACATTCGGTATACTTTTGGACATAGGTAGGGTTCTCCTTTCTCTGGAATATTTGGGTTCAATCAGAGAATACCCTACCTTTTTTCTTTTGGTCTAGCAAAATGCTTTACACAAAATTTTATACATCATCAATAGTATTACTGGTGAGTTTCCCGTTAGCTATTGCAAGTGTCTCAATCGCCGCTATTCCAATTAAGTTTAATAATTTATCTACAATTATGAATATATTAGTTTATCCTCTTTTTTTTCTCTCATTAAATAGCAGAAGTAGTAATCTATTAAACTATGTAAATCCGTATTATATCATTCATGAAATTACGGAAATAGTCATTAATCTGCTAATGGGCATAGATTATACGTATAATTTTTATCTGTTACTTTTATCGATTCTTCTATACCTTGTAGTTGGACTTTTTATTATTAAACGATTTAATCTTTTATCGTTAACATCTCGTTAGGGGGAAAATTAATTGCATCTGTAGATGAGCAAATTTACTAACATAAATTTACAACCGAACAAAAAAGAAGACATGAACCCGATTCCTTGGTTAAAATAGATGTGCCACAACTATCCACAAGGAGGTTCATGTCTCATGAATAGATTAGCACATCATCAAGGAATCCACAAGTTTTTCATAACGTTAGGGTTGGCGCTTTATTTCTCGAAACCTGTGATGAAGCATCTCGTTCATATCGTGGATGCGATGATTACAAAGGGCTTTTCGGGAACGCTGACCGATCTACATCATGGGAGTTTTCATCCGAACCATCGCACGACACTGAGCCATTTTTTCACGAAAAGCCCATGGGAGGAAGAGACGCTGCTTCGCAAACTCCAACAGTGGGTGCTTCATCGTGTCGAACGCAGCTCGAAACGAGAGAATCAACCCATTTTTGTTTCGATCGATGATACGATTTGCCAAAAAACGAAGCCCTCGTCACGGGCAACACACGCCATTCAAGGGTGTGATTGGCACTATTCTCACGCAGAGAAAAAATCGATTTGGGGACATTCTCTCGTTTGGCTCATGGTTCATACGATGACTCAAGCGTTTCCTTTTGCCTTTCGCCTCTACGACAAGACGGCGGGGAAAAGCAAAGGGGAACTCGCGATCGAGATGCTTTCTTCGTTGGATGTGAGTCGCCCCGTTTATGTGCTCATGGACTCTTGGTATCCATCGAAAACCCTCGTGGGAGCCTGCTTGAAAAAAGGGTTCCACGTCATCGCGATGCTGAAGACGAATCGGATTCTCTATCCAAAAGGGACGGCCATTCAAGCAAAGGAATTTGCCAAATCTATGGAGCCACGGGATACCCGCCTCGTCACGGTGGGAAAAGAGCGTTATCGGGTGTATCGCTACGAAGGTGCTCTGAACGGTCTCAAGGATGCCGTGGTGCTGCTCGCATGGAAAGCCGATCAGCCGATGACGCCGAAACATCTTCATTGCGTCTTGAGCACCGATCGCGAGCTAAGCGATGAAGAGATCTTGCGCTACTATGCTGCACGTTGGTCGATCGAATGTTTTTTCCGTCAAGCGAAAGACCAGCTGAAACTCGATGGATACCGCGTTCGCGGGCGTCGGGCGGTGAAACGGTATTGGATCTTGGTGCAACTTGCGTATATGTACAGCATGTTCGAGTCGAACAGTGATTTTTCGGATGGGCTCGATCTCCTGCGCAAGAGAAAAGGACATAGCCTCGTGGAGTTCATTTACCGTGCAGCAAAACAAAATATTCCCATTGATACCGTGAAAAAACAGCTCCACGTGGCATAAGGGGTACCCTGTTTGTCTCTTTTTAAATGGTAATTATTGTAACGAAAATTGCTCAACTACAGTTGCATGTTTTTAACTTGAAATATAAGTATAAAAAAGCAAAAGATTATGTGTTGAATGGTGTTACTTTCACGTTAAATACTAAAAAGCTTAATGTTATCGTTGGACTTAATGGTGCTGGAAAAACAACTTTATTTGATTGTTTAACTGGGAACTTAACTCCGGAAACAGGCGAAATATCACTACCTGATAAAAAGGAAATGCTTTATCTAACTCAAAATATATTTTTCTCACCCGAAATTAAAGGAAAAGACTTTGCAAAGTTTGTAGCTAGATTATCTGGAAAAAAAGGAAGTAACCAAATTGATGACTACTTGGACTTTTTGGATAGTAGGGAAAGAGAATTAATGGCACACCTGTGGTCTATGAAAATTGGTAAGATGTCTGTTGGTGAAAGAAAGTGGCTTTTCATAACCCTTCTCAGTAGTATTGAGAGAAAATTATATATCTTTGATGAACCGACAAGTGGTGTTGACCCTTCATCAAGATTAAAAATTATGAATAAATTTAAGAAATTAATTGAAAATCAGCGTATCTGCATAATCTCTACACATCAACTTCAAGACTTATCTTATATTGACTCGCATTTAATTTTTCTACACAAAGGTAAGGTCCTTTATGAAGGCGATTTTCAAGACTGGTTAAAATTATTTAACACAATTAACCCTGATGAGGCATTCGCAAGAATGATCGAACAGGGATAAATTTCACCATCCTTTCATTAGCCCTCTAATGAATTTAGACACTCGATAAGGTTGTTGTTTTTTATAATCATAGTGATCAATGAAGGGGGGGCTTTTGATATATGAAACGGAGAAAACATTCCCATGAATTTTATTAACTACGAGTGGTGAAATAAGCATTAGAAGTTGTGAATAAAACACTTGTGGCTAGATGATATGAAATTAGTTGTTTAGTGCAAAATGAAAGTACAGAGTTCTGCAACAAAAAAGTGCAGAGCTTCATGGCATAAAAAAAGGCTTGCCAGCTCCTAAAATTCCCTCTACTGTTAAGGTTGTGAAGAACAAAACAGTGGAGGTAAAGAATTGGTAGTACTGGGTTAGCCACAATAACACGAGCTTATAATGGATGGTATTTTATAACTCCGCCTTACACTGTTAAAAAAGATTGGGTCTCTATTCTTAGAAAGATCAAACATTGTATACCGGTACCAATTAACAAAAAGGAGAATGGGACATGCTGACCACCATTACGTCTATTTTAGGCTACCTTTTTATAGGTGTCGTTATTTTAGCTGTTTTTATGGTTGTTAAATTCGTGAGAAAACGGTAAAAAATTAGAAGACTGATAATAAAAGAAAAACGCCGTTCATAAATCGAAAAAGTTCCCAAAACACGGCGTTTCCAAAAACCTCCCCTGGGAACGAAACGTCCGAAGGCTCTAACAAGACGGCCGCCGCCCTTTATGAGGGATTTGACGCCATTGCGGGCGGCGACGTTCGCTCTAGCCAGGGGGCATCCGACTCGAACAGTGCCAGGCACTGTTCGCCAGAGAATGGCCTCAGATTGACTTTTTCTCTGTGTGAGAATAGTGCCAATCACCCCCCTTGAATGGCGTGCGTGGCCCGTGACGAGGGCTTCGTTTTTTGGCAAATCGTATCCATCGATCGAAACAAAAAGGGGGGAATTCTCTCGTTTCGAGCTGCATTCGACACGACGAAGGATCCACTGCTGGAGTTTGCGAAGCAACGTCTCTTCTTCTCAAGGGCTTTTCGTGAAAAATGCCTGAGTGTCGTGCGATGGTTCGGATGAAAGCTCCCATGATGAAGATCGGTCAACGTCCCTGAAAAACCTTTCGTCACCATCGCATCCACGATATGAACGAGATGCTTCATCACAGGTTTCGAGAAATAAAGTGCCAACCCTAACATCGTGAAAAACTTGTGGATTCCTTGATGATGTGCTAATCTATTCATGAGACATGAACCTCCTTGTGAATGGTTTGGTGACACATCTATTCTAACCAAGGAATCGGGTTCATGTCTCTTCTTTTGTTTGGTTGTAAATTTATGTTAGCAGATTTGCTCATCTACAGTTAGTGATTGAACGAATTAGCTTTAGATAAAGGGAGCAACAGTTTTTTACGATTGAGAATACGCTACAGACTTTCTTTTATTACAAAAACTCTATAGTTCAAAACTTTGAATTGTAAATGCAGACACATAGAGAGGAGAAATGAGTCTTGAATAATTTTATTGAAAAAGGCTTTATGTACGGTTTTGTCATAGGAATCACTTTAGCATTGATATTTGTCCCCTATAAAACAGTAACATATATGTCAGGAGGGGTGACAACAACGGAGTATAAAGAAATACCTGAATATATTATAAATGTACTTAGAGTGAGTTTTAGCAGCGGAGTGATTGCCTCTACAATTAGTCTGGCTTTATATAAAAAACGAAAAACTAAAAATTAGCACGGTTGTTGATTATTCTGCATTCGGAAATTCTTATAATCAAAATTGTGGAAAATAATTTTTAATCCTTCACCACAACATGTACTTGACAAGCAATGCGGTTTCCTGCGTAAGGATATGCAAAAATCACTGATTTTCTGATTTTTCCTCACAAGCGTAAATAGGGAAAATAAAGGGGTTGAGAGTTCCACCCAAAAGATGACGATCCGTTAAGCATACCCATGCATTCACTGCTTCTTTTTGCCTGTCATTTTGATCGTGCGCTTCAAGCAGACAAGACATAACGGGCATTGTTCAGGAAGAGAAAGTTCGAAAATCCAACGTTCTTCTTCTTTTCGTACCTTTTGAATCAAAACATCTGGAAAATCGATGAGTTCTTTGATAAACCGAGAGTATATGCGAATTTTCCTCCAATGGTTTAGTGACCTTTACCATACAGGAACATTCGCATTTTTTGTACCCTCTATTTTTCCTATGCACACCTATCTTAAAATCTCAAGTTTAAAGACAACTCCTATCCCCCCTTTTACCCCTTTTACTATGTATCCATTCAGCCCAATATTCGTGAGATTTCCAGAATCCAGCACCAATAGGGCATTTCCCGTATTGAAAATGCCCTAGGAGGAATGGAGAATCGTTGGAAGAGACTCTCCGGTTAGGGGTCTTTGCAATGATTCCCAAACTGGTTTCCCCTGTTTTTGTAGGGTGGAAATGACGCTGCGAATAGCACAAAAAGCCTCGGCGTCGTCTTCCTGACGAAACGTTCCAGAAATTTTTTGTTTGACTTTCACCATCCGCAAATCGCGCTCGGCCTGGTTGTTGTCAAATGGAACTTCTTTCGCAGGAAGAGAAGCGCTTCTTGCTTGCGCTTTTCTAGGTGCTGGATGAAATTTTGCGCGTTGCGGACGCCACGCTCCTCAAGTTCTCGGCGACCATTCGCTAGAAGCTTGTCATACACGGTTTCCCAATACCGGACTTCCTCTTCCGGTAGGGCTCCGTCAGCGTTCTCCACCGCCTGTTTCATCCCCAACAGCGCTTCGGTCATCTCTTTCGACCATGAATGACCGTAAAGGTCTGTATATGCCCGAAGCTCCCGGAGATGATGGGCGTGGCAAAGCGCATGGCTCGCTTCTGTATACATCGGGTACACCGAATACGCATCGTGCACCATCGTTCCTTTGTACCGCGGCAAAATCCCGATGTCGTCCGTCGCTTTCTTTCCACGGGAGCGATGAAGCCCGTATCGTGTGGTCTTGGCAGTGGAAGCCACGTGCACCCATTGGTTCTTTCCGTTCACACGCAGACTCGTTTCATCGACGTGTAATGTGCTAGAGGTGAGCAACGCGGTTTCGATCTCTTTGATCGCTGCTTCTACCACAGGCTGCCACCGTCTCGTCATGTTCACGACTGTGCCTGCACTCATCGAATGGTCAGTGAGTGCTTTGACCATCTCCGTGACACGCTCGCACGGGATCAACTGTGCATGATTCCAGTATAAAACAAGGGAAGTGATAGCTGGACCGTACTGGACATGATTCGTGACATAAAAAGGGAACTCCGCCTGCTGGACAAGATGACATTCTGGACAACTCCTTACCTCCCGCTCATGTTGAGTGACTTCCATTCGAACCACTGGGAGGTCGAACACTTGGCGAATGTCTACTTGAAGCGGAGCGACATGTTCTAACGAGTGACCACATCCTTTGCATTCCGTCACGCGATGAAGGACTCGGTGGTCAGGGTTGGGTACTTGGCGGAGCGTCGTTCCTTGATGTCCTTCTTGTCCGCCTGGCTTGTTGCCAGATGGTTGACGAGAAGAACGTGTGTTGGCAAAACGGTCAGAAGATGGGGGCAAATGGCTATTGGAGCTGTTTTTTTTTTCGTGCGTGCTTCCAGCTCTTGAACACGGTACTTCAGTTGTTCATTTTCTTTGCGTAGTTGTTTGTTTTCGTGACGCAAATGTTCATTTTCTTGAACGAGTTGATGAATGAGCTGTTTTTGTTGTTGAACTTTGCCGATTAAGCTCTCAACTGTAAATACAGCTTGTTGTACCGTCAACATGCGATTCACCTCCTTGTCTATCAATATCCACATCATAGACAGGAAATACAAAAAATATTCAGCTCACTTTATGATGTGGCTGAATAGTTACTACGGTGAAATCGTTAAAACAGTTTAAAGGGAAAACGGTGATCATTTCAGGTGGGGGAAATACAGCGATTGATTGGGCAAATGAGCTCGTACCGATTGCGAAAAAGGTATATGTTACTTATCGCAATGAATCGTTAAAAGGACATGAAGCACAAGTGACGCAATTATTAAATAGTTCAGCCACCTGCTTTTTCCATACGACTATTACAAAGTTGATCACTAGTTGCAATCATGAAACGATTGAGCAAGTAGTGCTGACAAATCATGAGACGGGCGATGTGTTGGAACTCGATGTAGATGATGTCATTATTAGCCATGGGTATGAACGAGATGCTTCATTGCTTGCCAATAGTGAACTACCCATTCAAATGGTTGACGAATATTATATTGCGACAAATGCAAAAGGAGAATGTTCTGTTCCGGGGTTATATGCAGCTGGTGATATTTCAAAATATGATGGAAAGTTATATTTACTTACAGGTGCTTTCCAAGACGCAGCGAATGCAGTTAATAGTGCGAAACGGTTCATTGAACCCAATGCCGATCCGTATGCGATGGTATCTTCACATCACGAAGCGTTTAAGGAACGAAATCGAGAGTTAGTGAAACAAATGTTAAAGTGATAGCACGCATAAATTCGTTTGTTTTAACGCAAACTTTCGGTAAAACAAACGAGGTAAACAGCGTGTTTAAACAACGGAGCATATTGATCGTGTTGGCATTATTTATGTTAACAGCGTACAGTCAACCGCTTACGTTATACAGCTATACGGGCGGGGCGCACGGCATAACTGTGAAAGTGCCAAACAATTTTGATTTTCATACAGGCAAATCGTTGCAACTGGATTCGCCATGGGCTAGCCAAACGTGGGTAGCACCACGCCTATGCGATCGTAGATAGTATACCACTCGAGTTGTGCCATGCCGCAAGAATGTACCGTGTCAAACGATTCCAAGGGATCGCGGACATCGGGCTTTGTGCGTCGAAGAAGCAGTGGTACTATGGGTCTAAGTTTCATCTTCAAGTGACCGACCAAGGACTGCCGATGGGGTACGTGGTAACGGAGGCGTCCTGTCACGATCGAACCGCAGCGGAAACCGTCATGACTCAAATTCCTCATCCTTTTAATTTGGGTGATAAAGGATTTATCAGTAGCGAATTGCAAAAAAAGTTGTATGAAGCGTACCAAATCGCTTTTTGGACTCCATCTCGCAAAAATCAGAAACACCGCCCATCTGAATCATGGGAGAAATGGCTCAAACAAAAACGGAAAGTCATTGAACGGTGTTCTCTGTCCTCGTTGACCAGTATCGTATCACAGAAATTCGTGCGAATTCGATTGCGGGATTTGAAGTGGCACTAGATGGCATATTGTTGGTGTATTCACTTGTAACACTTGGGCTAGTTGAGCGCTAGCGCTCAACTAGCACCACGGGTTATTACAAACGTTATTTTAGCATGATCACTAAACATCATCGAACCATACAGCAAACCATTAATCAAATGAGTCATAATTAAAAATTGCAACATCAAGCAAATAAGGGGCGGGATTATATGCCATGGCAGGTCCAGCGTTTGAGCCGGATTGTTGCTTAGCTTTCCCGCATGCACAAATTGCAGTTATGGGACCAGAAGCGGCGGTGAATGCGGTGTACGCGAATAAAATTGCTGAACTGCCAGAAGAAGAACGCGCTGCATTTATTGAACAAAAACGCGAAGGATATCGAAAAGACATCGATATTTATCGCCTCGCTTCCGAAATGGTTGTCGATGGGATTATCGCGCCAAATGAGTTGCGTTCCGAGCTTATTCGGCGATTAGATGCATGTATGTCGAAATATGTTGTATTTTCTGAACGAAAATATGGGGTTTACCCTGTGTAGTTTAGAAGA comes from Anoxybacillus flavithermus and encodes:
- a CDS encoding IS256 family transposase, whose amino-acid sequence is MSKSIPNVDWANQLESVIRQFVKEKLELIMREEIKHFLEIEQAGTSNMRNGYYQRNLDTQYGRIEGLLVPRDRNGEFQTQLFAPYQRHTGWLEEAVIKMYQSGMSTREIGKFIERILGNAYSPTTISRITDVVKEDIEKWHNRPLHQRYSALYLDGLYVKLRRETVEKEVIYVVLGVNEEGYREILDFFVGGQESAYVWQEILQHLYQRGVKEVLLGVFDGLPGLEEAFKAVYPKADVQRCVVHKVRNTLSRVRKKDQFEVAEDLKLIYRAPNKEMALQMFQQFESKWSSKYPREVQSWANELDVLLTFMDYPSSIRSVIYTTNAIERTIKEIRKRLKPMNSLNSLEAAEKIVYLTIQDFNEKWAGRKLRGFAEAHEALQRMFEERYN
- a CDS encoding IS701 family transposase encodes the protein MNRLAHHQGIHKFFITLGLALYFSKPVMKHLVHIVDAMITKGFSGTLTDLHHGSFHPNHRTTLSHFFTKSPWEEETLLRKLQQWVLHRVERSSKRENQPIFVSIDDTICQKTKPSSRATHAIQGCDWHYSHAEKKSIWGHSLVWLMVHTMTQAFPFAFRLYDKTAGKSKGELAIEMLSSLDVSRPVYVLMDSWYPSKTLVGACLKKGFHVIAMLKTNRILYPKGTAIQAKEFAKSMEPRDTRLVTVGKERYRVYRYEGALNGLKDAVVLLAWKADQPMTPKHLHCVLSTDRELSDEEILRYYAARWSIECFFRQAKDQLKLDGYRVRGRRAVKRYWILVQLAYMYSMFESNSDFSDGLDLLRKRKGHSLVEFIYRAAKQNIPIDTVKKQLHVA
- a CDS encoding DUF4163 domain-containing protein gives rise to the protein MFKQRSILIVLALFMLTAYSQPLTLYSYTGGAHGITVKVPNNFDFHTGKSLQLDSPWASQTWVAPRLCDRR
- a CDS encoding DNA methyltransferase, which translates into the protein MNEKLSLSSENVIQNRINELGRIFPEVVKEGEVDIEKLKQFLGIENTTLKEKYEFTWAGKSNAIKAIQTPSIGTLIPSVEESVNFDSTGNLFIDGDNLEVLKLLQKSYYGKIKMIYIDPPYNTANDFIYPDNYREGLQDYLRYTGQINDEGNVISSNTETRGRFGTVKNFV
- a CDS encoding ABC transporter ATP-binding protein encodes the protein MKYKYKKAKDYVLNGVTFTLNTKKLNVIVGLNGAGKTTLFDCLTGNLTPETGEISLPDKKEMLYLTQNIFFSPEIKGKDFAKFVARLSGKKGSNQIDDYLDFLDSRERELMAHLWSMKIGKMSVGERKWLFITLLSSIERKLYIFDEPTSGVDPSSRLKIMNKFKKLIENQRICIISTHQLQDLSYIDSHLIFLHKGKVLYEGDFQDWLKLFNTINPDEAFARMIEQG